In Tribolium castaneum strain GA2 chromosome 4, icTriCast1.1, whole genome shotgun sequence, one DNA window encodes the following:
- the LOC100141942 gene encoding uncharacterized protein LOC100141942 isoform X2 gives MSNLSNLLMDECPPDLQSPGDDERELPRKPLCTKGVTTSFGFKRRPTTAPSIASNSNAARRLANNTDYIDRNGNGDTEPLTTSIAPTACSTPRLMPPKKEGIATRVNRFGFRQPQVNRLHKVADLNNAPLDNAAKKVTQKVDSNKNKMKTGVPQAERFMLQSTQLPRPEPIRVIETKAAKTLANNSRKIAYNEDASSAEDSGVGSQISNEIPGLERLNHSPTYGRRFIKSRNLEVVKTGNTFDVRDLEESESCVPLPQLPSAFANPGSLRGVYNSGFVREKAKEYERHLDSDNRRKISVTSSEGFSDYDEEKTSRDKYKNEKFFIKSGSFFKARSDDSSPPSSDEQDWAHGGEAMADEVSFSISSSDESKEKEQSPVTTPTNAAFRNVLLTIEDPKFAAVASNANLLLDDETSPVDSLLSCSESEEILKRKINRSSSNSKDINEKLTPPSPGTPTNASNSLSLSDGKDDFLIDDEIADQPALLFDDTLVGNNSESTTIVDSTPKPKRRSFLENSPLSLRKKKAYHSRTGSLDTLSPCESIASDDLMMDYDYSQSSGVEDCDRNDSHSHGFSSLDETVIRKAENEEGGIRDWASLLGGYGGDKSAKSNASKTRLLWSRTGTPNSIPDSPKSVDSRSTARSRHSVTSSPLRLSRIPLSGYDSDESVRLDRANYSAMKQDLMSVKTMLLKLRRVLNEPDEDILLRSETHIPFDGQLSLTNGLFNGLCSSSDDAQSDETNESRFELAELRRQVLFLQGQLEDKEKTVQDLQEQMLKLATDNYTSNSAPASTVATESPMCNAATQTERIRPISAGPALLNGSSEGNVGSLVSANESPQRSRHHQSPKNTAKLWRQPGEPPSPQRYSSIPRRANSRTRTPSVHS, from the exons atgtcaaatttgtCGAATCTTCTGATGGACGAATGTCCTCCTGATCTCCAG agcCCGGGCGACGACGAGCGGGAGCTGCCCCGCAAGCCCCTCTGCACGAAAGGCGTCACGACGTCTTTCGGCTTCAAGCGTCGCCCAACAACCGCTCCTTCCATCGCTTCCAACTCGAATGCAGCTCGGCGTCTTGCCAACAACACTGATTACATCGACAGAAACGGCAACGGTGACACTGAACCACTTACAACAAGCATAGCACCAACAGCCTGCTCCACTCCTCGTCTAATGCCCCCGAAAAAAGAGGGCATTGCTACGAGAGTCAATCGGTTCGGTTTTCGCCAACCGCAAGTCAACCGATTGCACAAAGTGGCCGATTTGAATAACGCACCGCTGGACAATGCTGCCAAAAAAGTCACTCAAAAAGTTGACAGCAACaagaataaaatgaaaacaggCGTGCCACAG GCGGAACGGTTCATGTTACAATCGACTCAGCTGCCAAGACCGGAACCAATCCGGGTGATTGAAACGAAGGCGGCCAAGACTTTGGCGAACAACAGCCGGAAAATAGCCTACAATGAAGACGCCTCCTCGGCGGAGGATTCGGGGGTTGGGAGCCAGATCAGTAACGAAATCCCCGGTCTGGAACGGTTAAACCATTCACCGACTTACGGCCGTCGGTTCATAAAATCGCGAAATTTGGAAGTTGTTAAAACCGGGAACACGTTCGATGTCCGGGACCTGGAGGAGTCGGAGAGTTGCGTTCCTCTACCGCAACTCCCGAGCGCCTTCGCCAACCCGGGCTCACTCAGAGG GGTGTACAACTCCGGGTTTGTGAGGGAGAAGGCAAAAGAGTACGAACGCCACCTCGACTCCGACAACCGACGCAAAATCTCCGTCACCTCGTCCGAAGGTTTCAGCGATTACGATGAGGAAAAAACCTCCCGTGATAAGTACAAAAACGAGAAGTTTTTCATCAAGTCGGGGTCCTTTTTCAAGGCACGCTCGGACGACTCGAGCCCTCCGAGTTCCGACGAGCAGGATTGGGCCCACGGGGGCGAAGCCATGGCCGACGAAGTCAGTTTTTCCATAAGTTCGAGTGACGAAAGCAAGGAAAAAGAGCAATCACCGGTCACAACCCCCACAAACGCCGCCTTCAGAAACGTACTACTAACAATCGAAGACCCGAAATTCGCAGCTGTCGCGAGCAATGCGAATCTGCTCCTGGACGATGAAACCTCTCCGGTTGACAGTTTGTTGAGTTGTTCCGAATCGGAGGAAATCCTCAAACGGAAAATCAACCGGAGTTCGTCCAACTCCAAGGATATTAACGAGAAACTGACGCCTCCGAGCCCCGGAACCCCGACTAATGCCTCAAACTCGTTGTCGCTATCAGACGGAAAGGACGACTTTTTGATCGATGATGAGATAGCGGACCAGCCGGCGCTTTTGTTCGACGATACTCTCGTTGGGAATAACTCGGAAAGTACGACGATCGTCGACTCGACCCCTAAACCGAAGCGGAGGAGTTTCCTCGAGAACAGCCCCCTGTCACTGAGGAAGAAGAAGGCGTATCACAGCCGGACCGGGTCTTTGGACACGCTGTCGCCATGTGAGAGCATCGCAAGTGACGATTTGATGATGGATTATGATTACAGTCAAAGCAGCGGAGTGGAGGATTGTGATAG GAATGATAGCCACAGTCATGGCTTCTCGTCGTTGGATGAAACTGTGATACGCAAAGCGGAAAATGAGGAAGGGGGGATAAGGGATTGGGCGAGTTTGTTGGGGGGCTACGGCGGGGACAAGAGCGCAAAAAG CAATGCGAGTAAAACTCGCCTGTTGTGGTCTCGCACCGGAACGCCGAATTCAATCCCCGACTCTCCCAAGTCTGTAGACAGCCGATCAACGGCCAGATCCCGCCACTCCGTCACGAGTAGTCCGCTTAGACTCTCTCGAATCCCCCTGTCCGGGTACGATTCGGACGAGTCAGTCAGACTAGATCGAGCGAACTACTCCGCAATGAAACAGGACCTTATGAGCGTCAAAACCATGCTCCTGAAGCTACGCCGGGTCCTAAACGAG CCAGACGAAGATATTTTGTTGAGG TCTGAAACTCACATTCCATTTGATGGTCAGTTAAGTCTGACGAATGGTCTCTTCAACGGCCTATGCTCCTCATCAGACGACGCACAAAGTGACGAAACCAACGAGAGTCGGTTCGAATTGGCGGAACTGCGGAGACAGGTGTTGTTTTTACAAGGCCAGTTGGAGGACAAGGAGAAGACGGTGCAAGATTTGCAAGAACAAATGCTTAAGCTTGCCACTGATAACTACACCTCGAACTCGGCGCCCGCCTCGACTGTCGCCACCGAAAGTCCAATGTGCAACGCTGCCACGCAAACAGAACGG ATTCGTCCAATATCAGCTGGTCCTGCCTTGCTTAACGGTTCTTCCGAAGGAAACGTCGGGTCTCTAGTCAG TGCGAATGAATCTCCCCAAAGATCTCGTCACCATCAATCTCCAAAAAACACTGCGAAGTTGTGGCGGCAACCTGGAGAACCTCCATCACCCCAGCGTTACTCATCGATCCCTCGCCGTGCAAATAGTCGGACTAGAACGCCTTCTGTACATTCGTga
- the LOC100141942 gene encoding uncharacterized protein LOC100141942 isoform X1 yields the protein MSNLSNLLMDECPPDLQSPGDDERELPRKPLCTKGVTTSFGFKRRPTTAPSIASNSNAARRLANNTDYIDRNGNGDTEPLTTSIAPTACSTPRLMPPKKEGIATRVNRFGFRQPQVNRLHKVADLNNAPLDNAAKKVTQKVDSNKNKMKTGVPQAERFMLQSTQLPRPEPIRVIETKAAKTLANNSRKIAYNEDASSAEDSGVGSQISNEIPGLERLNHSPTYGRRFIKSRNLEVVKTGNTFDVRDLEESESCVPLPQLPSAFANPGSLRGVYNSGFVREKAKEYERHLDSDNRRKISVTSSEGFSDYDEEKTSRDKYKNEKFFIKSGSFFKARSDDSSPPSSDEQDWAHGGEAMADEVSFSISSSDESKEKEQSPVTTPTNAAFRNVLLTIEDPKFAAVASNANLLLDDETSPVDSLLSCSESEEILKRKINRSSSNSKDINEKLTPPSPGTPTNASNSLSLSDGKDDFLIDDEIADQPALLFDDTLVGNNSESTTIVDSTPKPKRRSFLENSPLSLRKKKAYHSRTGSLDTLSPCESIASDDLMMDYDYSQSSGVEDCDRNDSHSHGFSSLDETVIRKAENEEGGIRDWASLLGGYGGDKSAKSNASKTRLLWSRTGTPNSIPDSPKSVDSRSTARSRHSVTSSPLRLSRIPLSGYDSDESVRLDRANYSAMKQDLMSVKTMLLKLRRVLNEQPDEDILLRSETHIPFDGQLSLTNGLFNGLCSSSDDAQSDETNESRFELAELRRQVLFLQGQLEDKEKTVQDLQEQMLKLATDNYTSNSAPASTVATESPMCNAATQTERIRPISAGPALLNGSSEGNVGSLVSANESPQRSRHHQSPKNTAKLWRQPGEPPSPQRYSSIPRRANSRTRTPSVHS from the exons atgtcaaatttgtCGAATCTTCTGATGGACGAATGTCCTCCTGATCTCCAG agcCCGGGCGACGACGAGCGGGAGCTGCCCCGCAAGCCCCTCTGCACGAAAGGCGTCACGACGTCTTTCGGCTTCAAGCGTCGCCCAACAACCGCTCCTTCCATCGCTTCCAACTCGAATGCAGCTCGGCGTCTTGCCAACAACACTGATTACATCGACAGAAACGGCAACGGTGACACTGAACCACTTACAACAAGCATAGCACCAACAGCCTGCTCCACTCCTCGTCTAATGCCCCCGAAAAAAGAGGGCATTGCTACGAGAGTCAATCGGTTCGGTTTTCGCCAACCGCAAGTCAACCGATTGCACAAAGTGGCCGATTTGAATAACGCACCGCTGGACAATGCTGCCAAAAAAGTCACTCAAAAAGTTGACAGCAACaagaataaaatgaaaacaggCGTGCCACAG GCGGAACGGTTCATGTTACAATCGACTCAGCTGCCAAGACCGGAACCAATCCGGGTGATTGAAACGAAGGCGGCCAAGACTTTGGCGAACAACAGCCGGAAAATAGCCTACAATGAAGACGCCTCCTCGGCGGAGGATTCGGGGGTTGGGAGCCAGATCAGTAACGAAATCCCCGGTCTGGAACGGTTAAACCATTCACCGACTTACGGCCGTCGGTTCATAAAATCGCGAAATTTGGAAGTTGTTAAAACCGGGAACACGTTCGATGTCCGGGACCTGGAGGAGTCGGAGAGTTGCGTTCCTCTACCGCAACTCCCGAGCGCCTTCGCCAACCCGGGCTCACTCAGAGG GGTGTACAACTCCGGGTTTGTGAGGGAGAAGGCAAAAGAGTACGAACGCCACCTCGACTCCGACAACCGACGCAAAATCTCCGTCACCTCGTCCGAAGGTTTCAGCGATTACGATGAGGAAAAAACCTCCCGTGATAAGTACAAAAACGAGAAGTTTTTCATCAAGTCGGGGTCCTTTTTCAAGGCACGCTCGGACGACTCGAGCCCTCCGAGTTCCGACGAGCAGGATTGGGCCCACGGGGGCGAAGCCATGGCCGACGAAGTCAGTTTTTCCATAAGTTCGAGTGACGAAAGCAAGGAAAAAGAGCAATCACCGGTCACAACCCCCACAAACGCCGCCTTCAGAAACGTACTACTAACAATCGAAGACCCGAAATTCGCAGCTGTCGCGAGCAATGCGAATCTGCTCCTGGACGATGAAACCTCTCCGGTTGACAGTTTGTTGAGTTGTTCCGAATCGGAGGAAATCCTCAAACGGAAAATCAACCGGAGTTCGTCCAACTCCAAGGATATTAACGAGAAACTGACGCCTCCGAGCCCCGGAACCCCGACTAATGCCTCAAACTCGTTGTCGCTATCAGACGGAAAGGACGACTTTTTGATCGATGATGAGATAGCGGACCAGCCGGCGCTTTTGTTCGACGATACTCTCGTTGGGAATAACTCGGAAAGTACGACGATCGTCGACTCGACCCCTAAACCGAAGCGGAGGAGTTTCCTCGAGAACAGCCCCCTGTCACTGAGGAAGAAGAAGGCGTATCACAGCCGGACCGGGTCTTTGGACACGCTGTCGCCATGTGAGAGCATCGCAAGTGACGATTTGATGATGGATTATGATTACAGTCAAAGCAGCGGAGTGGAGGATTGTGATAG GAATGATAGCCACAGTCATGGCTTCTCGTCGTTGGATGAAACTGTGATACGCAAAGCGGAAAATGAGGAAGGGGGGATAAGGGATTGGGCGAGTTTGTTGGGGGGCTACGGCGGGGACAAGAGCGCAAAAAG CAATGCGAGTAAAACTCGCCTGTTGTGGTCTCGCACCGGAACGCCGAATTCAATCCCCGACTCTCCCAAGTCTGTAGACAGCCGATCAACGGCCAGATCCCGCCACTCCGTCACGAGTAGTCCGCTTAGACTCTCTCGAATCCCCCTGTCCGGGTACGATTCGGACGAGTCAGTCAGACTAGATCGAGCGAACTACTCCGCAATGAAACAGGACCTTATGAGCGTCAAAACCATGCTCCTGAAGCTACGCCGGGTCCTAAACGAG CAGCCAGACGAAGATATTTTGTTGAGG TCTGAAACTCACATTCCATTTGATGGTCAGTTAAGTCTGACGAATGGTCTCTTCAACGGCCTATGCTCCTCATCAGACGACGCACAAAGTGACGAAACCAACGAGAGTCGGTTCGAATTGGCGGAACTGCGGAGACAGGTGTTGTTTTTACAAGGCCAGTTGGAGGACAAGGAGAAGACGGTGCAAGATTTGCAAGAACAAATGCTTAAGCTTGCCACTGATAACTACACCTCGAACTCGGCGCCCGCCTCGACTGTCGCCACCGAAAGTCCAATGTGCAACGCTGCCACGCAAACAGAACGG ATTCGTCCAATATCAGCTGGTCCTGCCTTGCTTAACGGTTCTTCCGAAGGAAACGTCGGGTCTCTAGTCAG TGCGAATGAATCTCCCCAAAGATCTCGTCACCATCAATCTCCAAAAAACACTGCGAAGTTGTGGCGGCAACCTGGAGAACCTCCATCACCCCAGCGTTACTCATCGATCCCTCGCCGTGCAAATAGTCGGACTAGAACGCCTTCTGTACATTCGTga
- the LOC100141942 gene encoding uncharacterized protein LOC100141942 isoform X3: protein MSNLSNLLMDECPPDLQSPGDDERELPRKPLCTKGVTTSFGFKRRPTTAPSIASNSNAARRLANNTDYIDRNGNGDTEPLTTSIAPTACSTPRLMPPKKEGIATRVNRFGFRQPQVNRLHKVADLNNAPLDNAAKKVTQKVDSNKNKMKTGVPQAERFMLQSTQLPRPEPIRVIETKAAKTLANNSRKIAYNEDASSAEDSGVGSQISNEIPGLERLNHSPTYGRRFIKSRNLEVVKTGNTFDVRDLEESESCVPLPQLPSAFANPGSLRGVYNSGFVREKAKEYERHLDSDNRRKISVTSSEGFSDYDEEKTSRDKYKNEKFFIKSGSFFKARSDDSSPPSSDEQDWAHGGEAMADEVSFSISSSDESKEKEQSPVTTPTNAAFRNVLLTIEDPKFAAVASNANLLLDDETSPVDSLLSCSESEEILKRKINRSSSNSKDINEKLTPPSPGTPTNASNSLSLSDGKDDFLIDDEIADQPALLFDDTLVGNNSESTTIVDSTPKPKRRSFLENSPLSLRKKKAYHSRTGSLDTLSPCESIASDDLMMDYDYSQSSGVEDCDRNDSHSHGFSSLDETVIRKAENEEGGIRDWASLLGGYGGDKSAKSNASKTRLLWSRTGTPNSIPDSPKSVDSRSTARSRHSVTSSPLRLSRIPLSGYDSDESVRLDRANYSAMKQDLMSVKTMLLKLRRVLNESETHIPFDGQLSLTNGLFNGLCSSSDDAQSDETNESRFELAELRRQVLFLQGQLEDKEKTVQDLQEQMLKLATDNYTSNSAPASTVATESPMCNAATQTERIRPISAGPALLNGSSEGNVGSLVSANESPQRSRHHQSPKNTAKLWRQPGEPPSPQRYSSIPRRANSRTRTPSVHS, encoded by the exons atgtcaaatttgtCGAATCTTCTGATGGACGAATGTCCTCCTGATCTCCAG agcCCGGGCGACGACGAGCGGGAGCTGCCCCGCAAGCCCCTCTGCACGAAAGGCGTCACGACGTCTTTCGGCTTCAAGCGTCGCCCAACAACCGCTCCTTCCATCGCTTCCAACTCGAATGCAGCTCGGCGTCTTGCCAACAACACTGATTACATCGACAGAAACGGCAACGGTGACACTGAACCACTTACAACAAGCATAGCACCAACAGCCTGCTCCACTCCTCGTCTAATGCCCCCGAAAAAAGAGGGCATTGCTACGAGAGTCAATCGGTTCGGTTTTCGCCAACCGCAAGTCAACCGATTGCACAAAGTGGCCGATTTGAATAACGCACCGCTGGACAATGCTGCCAAAAAAGTCACTCAAAAAGTTGACAGCAACaagaataaaatgaaaacaggCGTGCCACAG GCGGAACGGTTCATGTTACAATCGACTCAGCTGCCAAGACCGGAACCAATCCGGGTGATTGAAACGAAGGCGGCCAAGACTTTGGCGAACAACAGCCGGAAAATAGCCTACAATGAAGACGCCTCCTCGGCGGAGGATTCGGGGGTTGGGAGCCAGATCAGTAACGAAATCCCCGGTCTGGAACGGTTAAACCATTCACCGACTTACGGCCGTCGGTTCATAAAATCGCGAAATTTGGAAGTTGTTAAAACCGGGAACACGTTCGATGTCCGGGACCTGGAGGAGTCGGAGAGTTGCGTTCCTCTACCGCAACTCCCGAGCGCCTTCGCCAACCCGGGCTCACTCAGAGG GGTGTACAACTCCGGGTTTGTGAGGGAGAAGGCAAAAGAGTACGAACGCCACCTCGACTCCGACAACCGACGCAAAATCTCCGTCACCTCGTCCGAAGGTTTCAGCGATTACGATGAGGAAAAAACCTCCCGTGATAAGTACAAAAACGAGAAGTTTTTCATCAAGTCGGGGTCCTTTTTCAAGGCACGCTCGGACGACTCGAGCCCTCCGAGTTCCGACGAGCAGGATTGGGCCCACGGGGGCGAAGCCATGGCCGACGAAGTCAGTTTTTCCATAAGTTCGAGTGACGAAAGCAAGGAAAAAGAGCAATCACCGGTCACAACCCCCACAAACGCCGCCTTCAGAAACGTACTACTAACAATCGAAGACCCGAAATTCGCAGCTGTCGCGAGCAATGCGAATCTGCTCCTGGACGATGAAACCTCTCCGGTTGACAGTTTGTTGAGTTGTTCCGAATCGGAGGAAATCCTCAAACGGAAAATCAACCGGAGTTCGTCCAACTCCAAGGATATTAACGAGAAACTGACGCCTCCGAGCCCCGGAACCCCGACTAATGCCTCAAACTCGTTGTCGCTATCAGACGGAAAGGACGACTTTTTGATCGATGATGAGATAGCGGACCAGCCGGCGCTTTTGTTCGACGATACTCTCGTTGGGAATAACTCGGAAAGTACGACGATCGTCGACTCGACCCCTAAACCGAAGCGGAGGAGTTTCCTCGAGAACAGCCCCCTGTCACTGAGGAAGAAGAAGGCGTATCACAGCCGGACCGGGTCTTTGGACACGCTGTCGCCATGTGAGAGCATCGCAAGTGACGATTTGATGATGGATTATGATTACAGTCAAAGCAGCGGAGTGGAGGATTGTGATAG GAATGATAGCCACAGTCATGGCTTCTCGTCGTTGGATGAAACTGTGATACGCAAAGCGGAAAATGAGGAAGGGGGGATAAGGGATTGGGCGAGTTTGTTGGGGGGCTACGGCGGGGACAAGAGCGCAAAAAG CAATGCGAGTAAAACTCGCCTGTTGTGGTCTCGCACCGGAACGCCGAATTCAATCCCCGACTCTCCCAAGTCTGTAGACAGCCGATCAACGGCCAGATCCCGCCACTCCGTCACGAGTAGTCCGCTTAGACTCTCTCGAATCCCCCTGTCCGGGTACGATTCGGACGAGTCAGTCAGACTAGATCGAGCGAACTACTCCGCAATGAAACAGGACCTTATGAGCGTCAAAACCATGCTCCTGAAGCTACGCCGGGTCCTAAACGAG TCTGAAACTCACATTCCATTTGATGGTCAGTTAAGTCTGACGAATGGTCTCTTCAACGGCCTATGCTCCTCATCAGACGACGCACAAAGTGACGAAACCAACGAGAGTCGGTTCGAATTGGCGGAACTGCGGAGACAGGTGTTGTTTTTACAAGGCCAGTTGGAGGACAAGGAGAAGACGGTGCAAGATTTGCAAGAACAAATGCTTAAGCTTGCCACTGATAACTACACCTCGAACTCGGCGCCCGCCTCGACTGTCGCCACCGAAAGTCCAATGTGCAACGCTGCCACGCAAACAGAACGG ATTCGTCCAATATCAGCTGGTCCTGCCTTGCTTAACGGTTCTTCCGAAGGAAACGTCGGGTCTCTAGTCAG TGCGAATGAATCTCCCCAAAGATCTCGTCACCATCAATCTCCAAAAAACACTGCGAAGTTGTGGCGGCAACCTGGAGAACCTCCATCACCCCAGCGTTACTCATCGATCCCTCGCCGTGCAAATAGTCGGACTAGAACGCCTTCTGTACATTCGTga
- the LOC100141942 gene encoding uncharacterized protein LOC100141942 isoform X4 encodes MGQCMSRKAAGAFAASAAAARSKPTKMQHQSPGDDERELPRKPLCTKGVTTSFGFKRRPTTAPSIASNSNAARRLANNTDYIDRNGNGDTEPLTTSIAPTACSTPRLMPPKKEGIATRVNRFGFRQPQVNRLHKVADLNNAPLDNAAKKVTQKVDSNKNKMKTGVPQAERFMLQSTQLPRPEPIRVIETKAAKTLANNSRKIAYNEDASSAEDSGVGSQISNEIPGLERLNHSPTYGRRFIKSRNLEVVKTGNTFDVRDLEESESCVPLPQLPSAFANPGSLRGVYNSGFVREKAKEYERHLDSDNRRKISVTSSEGFSDYDEEKTSRDKYKNEKFFIKSGSFFKARSDDSSPPSSDEQDWAHGGEAMADEVSFSISSSDESKEKEQSPVTTPTNAAFRNVLLTIEDPKFAAVASNANLLLDDETSPVDSLLSCSESEEILKRKINRSSSNSKDINEKLTPPSPGTPTNASNSLSLSDGKDDFLIDDEIADQPALLFDDTLVGNNSESTTIVDSTPKPKRRSFLENSPLSLRKKKAYHSRTGSLDTLSPCESIASDDLMMDYDYSQSSGVEDCDRNDSHSHGFSSLDETVIRKAENEEGGIRDWASLLGGYGGDKSAKSNASKTRLLWSRTGTPNSIPDSPKSVDSRSTARSRHSVTSSPLRLSRIPLSGYDSDESVRLDRANYSAMKQDLMSVKTMLLKLRRVLNEQPDEDILLRSETHIPFDGQLSLTNGLFNGLCSSSDDAQSDETNESRFELAELRRQVLFLQGQLEDKEKTVQDLQEQMLKLATDNYTSNSAPASTVATESPMCNAATQTERIRPISAGPALLNGSSEGNVGSLVSANESPQRSRHHQSPKNTAKLWRQPGEPPSPQRYSSIPRRANSRTRTPSVHS; translated from the exons ATGGGGCAATGCATGTCGCGTAAGGCCGCAGGAGCCTTCGCCGCCTCCGCCGCCGCCGCTCGCAGCAAGCCcaccaaaatgcagcaccag agcCCGGGCGACGACGAGCGGGAGCTGCCCCGCAAGCCCCTCTGCACGAAAGGCGTCACGACGTCTTTCGGCTTCAAGCGTCGCCCAACAACCGCTCCTTCCATCGCTTCCAACTCGAATGCAGCTCGGCGTCTTGCCAACAACACTGATTACATCGACAGAAACGGCAACGGTGACACTGAACCACTTACAACAAGCATAGCACCAACAGCCTGCTCCACTCCTCGTCTAATGCCCCCGAAAAAAGAGGGCATTGCTACGAGAGTCAATCGGTTCGGTTTTCGCCAACCGCAAGTCAACCGATTGCACAAAGTGGCCGATTTGAATAACGCACCGCTGGACAATGCTGCCAAAAAAGTCACTCAAAAAGTTGACAGCAACaagaataaaatgaaaacaggCGTGCCACAG GCGGAACGGTTCATGTTACAATCGACTCAGCTGCCAAGACCGGAACCAATCCGGGTGATTGAAACGAAGGCGGCCAAGACTTTGGCGAACAACAGCCGGAAAATAGCCTACAATGAAGACGCCTCCTCGGCGGAGGATTCGGGGGTTGGGAGCCAGATCAGTAACGAAATCCCCGGTCTGGAACGGTTAAACCATTCACCGACTTACGGCCGTCGGTTCATAAAATCGCGAAATTTGGAAGTTGTTAAAACCGGGAACACGTTCGATGTCCGGGACCTGGAGGAGTCGGAGAGTTGCGTTCCTCTACCGCAACTCCCGAGCGCCTTCGCCAACCCGGGCTCACTCAGAGG GGTGTACAACTCCGGGTTTGTGAGGGAGAAGGCAAAAGAGTACGAACGCCACCTCGACTCCGACAACCGACGCAAAATCTCCGTCACCTCGTCCGAAGGTTTCAGCGATTACGATGAGGAAAAAACCTCCCGTGATAAGTACAAAAACGAGAAGTTTTTCATCAAGTCGGGGTCCTTTTTCAAGGCACGCTCGGACGACTCGAGCCCTCCGAGTTCCGACGAGCAGGATTGGGCCCACGGGGGCGAAGCCATGGCCGACGAAGTCAGTTTTTCCATAAGTTCGAGTGACGAAAGCAAGGAAAAAGAGCAATCACCGGTCACAACCCCCACAAACGCCGCCTTCAGAAACGTACTACTAACAATCGAAGACCCGAAATTCGCAGCTGTCGCGAGCAATGCGAATCTGCTCCTGGACGATGAAACCTCTCCGGTTGACAGTTTGTTGAGTTGTTCCGAATCGGAGGAAATCCTCAAACGGAAAATCAACCGGAGTTCGTCCAACTCCAAGGATATTAACGAGAAACTGACGCCTCCGAGCCCCGGAACCCCGACTAATGCCTCAAACTCGTTGTCGCTATCAGACGGAAAGGACGACTTTTTGATCGATGATGAGATAGCGGACCAGCCGGCGCTTTTGTTCGACGATACTCTCGTTGGGAATAACTCGGAAAGTACGACGATCGTCGACTCGACCCCTAAACCGAAGCGGAGGAGTTTCCTCGAGAACAGCCCCCTGTCACTGAGGAAGAAGAAGGCGTATCACAGCCGGACCGGGTCTTTGGACACGCTGTCGCCATGTGAGAGCATCGCAAGTGACGATTTGATGATGGATTATGATTACAGTCAAAGCAGCGGAGTGGAGGATTGTGATAG GAATGATAGCCACAGTCATGGCTTCTCGTCGTTGGATGAAACTGTGATACGCAAAGCGGAAAATGAGGAAGGGGGGATAAGGGATTGGGCGAGTTTGTTGGGGGGCTACGGCGGGGACAAGAGCGCAAAAAG CAATGCGAGTAAAACTCGCCTGTTGTGGTCTCGCACCGGAACGCCGAATTCAATCCCCGACTCTCCCAAGTCTGTAGACAGCCGATCAACGGCCAGATCCCGCCACTCCGTCACGAGTAGTCCGCTTAGACTCTCTCGAATCCCCCTGTCCGGGTACGATTCGGACGAGTCAGTCAGACTAGATCGAGCGAACTACTCCGCAATGAAACAGGACCTTATGAGCGTCAAAACCATGCTCCTGAAGCTACGCCGGGTCCTAAACGAG CAGCCAGACGAAGATATTTTGTTGAGG TCTGAAACTCACATTCCATTTGATGGTCAGTTAAGTCTGACGAATGGTCTCTTCAACGGCCTATGCTCCTCATCAGACGACGCACAAAGTGACGAAACCAACGAGAGTCGGTTCGAATTGGCGGAACTGCGGAGACAGGTGTTGTTTTTACAAGGCCAGTTGGAGGACAAGGAGAAGACGGTGCAAGATTTGCAAGAACAAATGCTTAAGCTTGCCACTGATAACTACACCTCGAACTCGGCGCCCGCCTCGACTGTCGCCACCGAAAGTCCAATGTGCAACGCTGCCACGCAAACAGAACGG ATTCGTCCAATATCAGCTGGTCCTGCCTTGCTTAACGGTTCTTCCGAAGGAAACGTCGGGTCTCTAGTCAG TGCGAATGAATCTCCCCAAAGATCTCGTCACCATCAATCTCCAAAAAACACTGCGAAGTTGTGGCGGCAACCTGGAGAACCTCCATCACCCCAGCGTTACTCATCGATCCCTCGCCGTGCAAATAGTCGGACTAGAACGCCTTCTGTACATTCGTga